The Candidatus Wallbacteria bacterium DNA window TCATCAACGCCTTCCCCGATTTTTCTCCTCTTGTCACCCAGACTTCTCCGCATCGGTAAGAAAATCTCACGAGCATCAATAAGCTGAATCTTCCCTTTACGGCGCTTTTCCTTTCGATTTGTGACAATCCAGATATAAGTGCCGATTCCAGTGTTATAAAACATTTGCTCTGGCAAGGCTATTATAGAATCAAGCCAATCATTCTCGATTATCCATTTTCTGATGTCACTCTCTCCTGAACCGGCTCCACCGGTAAACAGCGGCGAGCCGCTGAACACTATGCCCAGACGCGAACCATGTTTATGCTGTTTGGGAAGTACTGGTTCAAACTTGTTGATCATATGTTGCAGGAACAGCAAAGATCCATCATTCACTCTCGGCAGACCAGCGCCAAATCTGCCGCCATATCCAAGTTTGTCGTGCTCATTCATTATCTCTTTTTGCTGTTTTTTCCAGTCAACCCCGAAAGGCGGGTTTGTCAGGAAATAATCAAATTTTTCATCGTAAAACTTATCTTCAGTTAAAGAATCTCCAAAACGAATGTTTTCGCCGCTGCCATTGTGGTCAACCTGCTTCAAGAGCATGTCGGAGGCTGCTGTAGCAAAGGCTCTCTTGTTGTAATCCTGGCCATAAACATAAAGGAGAGCTTCAGATTGGTGTTCGCGCATATAATTTTGAGCCTCTGCCAGCATACCACCTGTACCGCATGCCGGGTCCAGCAGCTTGCGCACTGTTCCAGGGGTTGAAAGCAGATCGTCATCTTCATAAAACAGGATGTTCACCATTAACCGGATAACTTCGCGTGGAGTAAAATGGTCTCCTGCAGTTTCATTGGCAAGTTCATTGAACCGGCGGATCAGGTTTTCAAAAATCGAGCCCATGTCCTCATTCAAGACCTTGTCTGGGTGAAGATCTACATCACAGAATTTGGAAATCACGAGGAAGAGTATATTGGACTCATGCATTCTTTCGATTTCTGCTTCAAACTCGAAAAATTCAAATATCTTACGCACATTGGCTGAAAAGCCTTTGATGTAACTGACCAAATGCTTGTCAATATGATCCGGGTCGCCTTTAAGTTTTGAAAATGTGAGTGAAGAACGGTTATGAAATCGCTGCCCAGCCGCTTTATTCAATATAACATCAAGGGCATCTTCGTTTAATTTGCCCCCTTGTCGGCGATTGTATTCAGCTAAAACTTTGTCTTTAGAATCTGCTAATACACAGTCAAAACGGCGTAGAACAGTCAATGGAAGCATAACTCTTTCATATTGAGGCGGTCGATACGGACCTCGCAATAAATCAGCTATCTGCCATATCAGATTCGCGTGTTCCTGGTGATTAGACATAAAATCTCCCGTTTTTACTCAGCTTCATCTCCAGCTAAAATTTCCAATCTTCAGCTTTCATGAAGCTTTCCGGATAGCTCGTCCATACTAAAATTTGAGGGTTGATGGGTATGTTTGGTAAAGAATCTTCGGAGTTTACTCAACTTATCAGACATTGCTCACCTTGAATTCATTTACTCGGATTAGGGTTGTAGCATGTGTTAATTAAAGACACGAAAAATCCGACATTTTTTTTCTGATTTGAACATAGTTCAGGGTCCAGCTTTTTTACCATTATACCTTTGAAATTATTAAAACTCCATTAACACCCTATCCATTGATTCTCATCTCGCCTGATCGAACAGCAGTGTGACCAGCTCAATTCTCATAACTTACCGTCAGCCAGAAAGCTGTAATGCCCTTTCTGATTGAAAATGATGTGATCCAGCAGCTTGATGCCAAGGATTTCACCGGCATCTTTCAGTTTGCGCGTCAGATCGATATCTTCCCTGCTTGGCGTCAAGCCGCCTGCAGGATGATTGTGTGCAACTATGATAGAGCTGGCTCTATCAACAATCGGATCAGCAAATACTTCGCGGGGATGAACCAGGGTTTTATTCACAATTCCGATGGTTACAACCCTGACAGCAATCACTTCATTGGCACCATTGACTGAAATGCAGAGAAAATGCTCCTGCTTGCGGTCAGCGAAATTCGCAATCAGTGGCATAACATCTGTCGGGAATTTGATTTGCAGACCTTCAGGCTTGATCCTGCGGCGGGAGAATTCCAAAGCAGCTATGATGATTGAAGCCTTGGCCTGGCCGATCCCTTCAATTTCTGTAAGATCTTTCAAGCGTAATTTGCCCTTTGTTGAGTCGAATTTCTTGAGTATCTCATCAGCCAGCTTGAAAACATCGTGCTTTTCAGTGCCGCTGCCCAGAAGTATGGCGAGTAATTCCTTATCAGACAAGTACTCAGCGCCTTTAAGTGCCAGTTTTTCACGGGGAAAAGTGGATTTATCGCTGCCTTTTTTCATCACCCACCATGTCGTTTGTTATGCTGATATTTTACCTCAAATGACTGCAAATAAATAGTTCTGAAAAAATCCGAAAATATTTCTTGACCCTGACGTAACGTCATAGCTTATGATTTAATCAGGATGTAAGAGTCGTAACAGTTAAATTGGTAAATTGAGTTTGGCAAATTAAATCACAGGAACGGATGGATTCCTGCTTACGCAGGAATGACGGGAAGAAATAACCTGACTGTTACAATCTCAAGGGAGGAGATATGGAAGGGTATACAGTGAACAGGCTGGCTGAGATGGCTGATGTGAGTGTGCGCACGCTTCATCACTATGACCAGATCGGACTGTTAAAACCGGATACGCGAACCGAGGCCGGTTACAGGCTGTATGGAATGGCTAAGCTCTTGCGGCTGCAGCAGATCCTGTTTTACAGGGAACTGGGATTCGAATTGAAGGAAATCCGGAAAATACTTGATCATCCTGAATTCGAACCAGTCGGAGCCCTGGAAAATCACAGGGAACTTCTGGGGAAAAAGATCGCCAGGCTGAAAAAGCTCCTCGCTACAGTCGACAGTACCATCAAAGACCTGAAAGGAGAACGGAAAATGCTTAAAGATGAAGAATTATACGAAGGGTTTTCAAAAGAACAGATTGAGCGCTACAAAAAGGAAGTGCGTGAAAAGTACGATCCTGTGCTGGTGCAGGAATCAAAGCGCAGGATCGGGAAAATGTCTAAAGAGCAGTGGAATGCAGTCAAAACTGAAGGAGGCGAGATCGCCAGACTGCTGGGAAAGCTGCTGGGGCGCAAGTCGTCAGACCCTGAAGTCCAGAAGCTGATAGCCCGCCATCACGCCTGGATCGAGAACTTCTATCCTGCGCCGGCTGAAGTCTATCGCGGGCTCGGGCAGCTGTACACAGACAATCCGGAATTCAGGGCTTTCTATGAAAAGTACGGTAAAAACCTGGCGGATTTCATGAAAGAAGCGATTGAATATTACTGTGGACATGATCTGAAGAAGTAAGAAGAAACAGAGCTACAAATTGTGCGGAACGATTTACTGTTTCCAGATCAGAACGCAGTCCTGCTCGTTTCTCATCTTCAGGCCGTTCTTTCTGCAGAATTCCTCTATCAGCCTGTCAAATTTGTAGATTCCTTTTTCCAGTTGAACCGGTGTGTTAAGCACATCATATGGCGCAAAGACATCAACATACGTGTTTCCCAGGTATGTCAAAAAAGTTTGGGTGGTGTCTGGAGAACAGCCCACAGTCAACCCTGAAAGAAGATTGACAGGAGCCTGATCTTCGTGGCTTCTACCGGAATGAAGGGGCGAGGAGAATTCTTCGTTTGTTTCTAGGTTTTTCAGTGCTATTTCCTGATCAGAAAAACTGATTACTTTGAACGTTTCGATTGTGTCCCCCGGAGCTGCCAGAATAAAGGCGGTATCAGTGTTAAACGCAACCATCAGCATGATTCGCGGTTTGCCGTCAATCTCAGTCAGACCTTGATAGGAAATTTCCACCGGAATTCTATTTACTTTTCTCATTTCTGTTTTAATACTTTTCAAACTACCATCAGGGAGGTAAATAACCTCCATTTCATGATCCAATACAAGTTCCGGGTCAGGTATATACTTACTGTTTTTCCAGATCAGGTTGCTGTTCTCCCTGTAAATCAGGACTTGATCATTCTTTATTCTGAATTCCAGGCCAAGGCCTTCGAGCATGGTATAAATGGCATCCAGCCTGGAGATTGAATAGCACATCACCTTTTTGTGCAGTTTTTCAAGGCAAGGAGACAGATACACAGGTACACCCAGTTGAAATTGGGAAGAGAAAAAATCGAACAGGTTGCCGTCATAGATCAGATTGATCTTGCCTCTATATGATTCCAGTATCTTATCCTTTTCAAACAGCCGGGACAGCATCTTTTGTTCGAGCACCGCTTCTTTGCCGTTTTTCATTGCAATACATGCCTTAACCCAGTCTACGTCTTTAAGTGTGAAACCCCTGAAAGTCTCCCCTTTTTTCAGAAGCAGATGTACTTCTCCGGCTGGTTGATTGACCGTGAATATCCCATAATATTCATCATCGATTACGCTTATACCTTCAAAGACAAGCATCTCTGCAGTATATTCGATTTTTACAGGAGCAGGACTGATCTTTTCCAGGATCAAACCAGCCATTGCATAAAAAATCAGCATGAGCAGCGAACAATCTGTGATGAGAAGAATCAGGAACAGTCTCTTTTCAGGTTTGCTCTTACCCTTTTTTTTGTGAAGATTATAGGTTTTTTTGCATAGAAACGGCAGGGCTACGATAAAAACGATTTGAATGATATTTTCAAGTAAGGTTTGCAGAAGCGTTTGCCTGAGATCCATGTCAATGGACTCCTTTAGATGCCTCAAGGATGGATACCTGCTTCCGCAGGTATGGCGGGGTCATGTCTGGAATCAGCGCTGAGCTCCAGCTTCGAGCTTTTGAATGATCCGCTTCACGGTTTCCTTGACCTCAGTCACACTCTCGGCAGAGACCCACTCGTCATCCGAATGGATGTTGGCCCCATAGGTTCCAAAAACCACGGCCTCCCATTTGAAATCAGCGGAAAAGGCGTTGGCGTCCGACGGACCCATGCGGTAGATCGCCACTGGAACGCGGCCGTTGATTTCCCTGATCGAACTGTTCACGAGCTGGGAAAACTCGCTGTTCACAGGCTGCTGCCAGCCGCGCAGGAACTGGGGATTCCGCTTCAGGTAATCCACGCGTAGAGCTGCAAACCGCTTGATTTTCTTGGTCAGGTCCTGCTCGACATCCGACTGGGTTTCCGATGCGATGCTGTTGCGGTCTACAATGAAAAAGTTTTCTACGGGAGGCGGAAAGGGGCTGCCCTCGGAGAGAGTGTACCCGAGTTTCTCGGACAGTATCCCGATCTCTGCCTGATGTTCGTCCGAAGTCAGGCAGAACCTGGCGGTTTCAGGTATAGATAAGTAATAATTCCCATCCGCAGCCTGGTTTGGTTCAACGCAGAAACTGGAAATATCCTCGTATTTGAATGCGAGCCTTAACATGTCGACCGCCAGATTTCTGGACAGTTTCTCTCCTGAACCGTGTCTCGGTTCGCCTCTCAGGGAGTAGTATTTCCCGCTGGTCTGGTTTCTCGATCCCAGGCATCTGCGCACCCTGTAATAACCGGAACCCAGAATCGGATCGTATTTTTCAGACATCTCGCCCTCGATCAGACAGGCAGCCTGCAGCATTTCCAGAAAATCTCCGCTGATCCGGATCTCCTGCCTGCCGGTACCGCCGAGCCAGATCGAGGGATAGGACTTGAAAATCGCTTTGTATTTCTCATCAAAACAGGGCTCTCCAACCAGCACTCCATTCACTATTCCCTGAAACCATTCGTCTGATTGCAGGGCATAGACTCCGGCAGAATCGGTTTCCTCCCTGCACGTCAAGGCAAGCAGCACTTCCCCTGTTTTCACCAGTTCCCTGGATTCGATCAGCCCTGAAAAAAAGGCTGCCAGGCAGCCTTTGGTGTCATTGGCGCCCCGTCCATAGATGCGGCCCTTTATCTCCTGAGCTTCGTAAGGTGGGAACTGCCATTTTGCCGGGTCCTGAACTGTTTCAGTGTCCAGATGTGCCGATATTACGAGCCTGTATTTCCGGCCAAGCGAAACTCTGGCGAGCAGATTGGAGGATTTGCCTGACACAGGCTGCAGCCTGGATTCGATTCCAGCTGCTTTCAGTTGGTCGAATAGATAGGCTGAGAGTTCCTCTTCATTGCCGGACAGGGACCTGATCGTCAGGATCTTTTTCAGCAGAGTGATTTCATTGTTTTCCATTAGATTTCGGTAACATTTTCCCCGAGTATCCTGTTGATCTCATCCGTCATCGAGCGGAAAAGTTTCTGCTTATCCTTGTATGGCAGGAAAGCGCTCTTGATGCCTGCTTTGATCAGACGGATCAACTCATACAGGTTGAACTTGAAATGCTGGTGAGCGAGCCAGAGTTCACGGCTCACTGTAGTATTGGAAACAAGCCGGTTGTCTGTGTTGACTGTGACCCTCAGGCCGTAGTCATAGTAAAACCTGAGCGGATGCTCGGCGAAATTCTTGACTGATGAGGTCTGGATGTTTGAAGTCAGGCAGATTTCCAGCGGCATGCGGTGGTCGTTCACATAATTCAGCAGGTCCCCGTTTTCCTTGAGCCTGGTCCCATGCCCGATCCTGTGAGCGCCGCAGTAATGGATGGCCTGGCTGATACTCTCGGGTCCATAGGCCTCTCCTGCGTGCACAGTGCAGTTGACATTGTTCTTGAGCACCAGGTCAAAGGCTTCCCTGTGATGTTTGGCAGGATAGTCGGCCTCTGCGCCGGCCAGGTCGAATCCTACGACGCCTTTGTTTTTATAGGCCAGCGCGAGTTCCGCAAGTCTCAGCGAATAATCCGGACTGATATGGCGGATGCCGCAGATAATCACTCCGGTCTTGATCTGGAATTTTTTTTCAGCCATCTGCAGGCCGTCAATCACTGACTCCACGACCTCGGTCAGCTTGAGGTTCCGCTCCAGATGCAGGATCGGCGCATAGCGCACTTCCAGGTAGCGGATGTTCTCTTTCGCTGCGTCCTCGGCCAGCTCATATGCGGTGCGGATCAGAGCATCCTTTTCCTGCATCACCATCAGCGTGATGTCAAAGGCTTTGAGATAATCCACCAGTGAAGTGCAGTCAGCTTCCTTGACGACAATCTTGCGGATGCCTTCTTCATCGAAAGTCGGCAGTTTGACATTATTTTCCTTGGCCAGTTCCAGAATCGTGGAAAGTCTGAGCGACCCGTCCAGATGGCAGTGGAGATCTACCTTGGGAAGTTTTTGAAGAAGTTCCAGCGATACTTTCTGTATCTGTTCAGCCATAAATGAAATTACTCCTTGAATCTTGAAGTGTTATGAGTCTCTTTTAATGTTAATCCCGGGCAGCTTAAAATGCAATCTGGATATTTCAGGTCAGGATGAGATAAAATATCCGGATACGGTGAATATTCATAAAAAAGTGATCCTGGTTGGAAAAAAATAGCTGAATCTGGTAATATTTATTCGTAAAAAAGGATTTTATGCCGAAAACAGGGCTTTTTTCAGATAACACACAGATCATATTCTCAGCGAGGTAATCGAGCCATGAAAAAACTCTTACTCACCTTTCTCTGCATTGCCGGGTCGATTTCGGCAGCCACTCTTTATGGAAAAATCTATGATGAGGCAGCGCTGACATCAGTCGCCAACGCAGAAATCACAGTGATGGCCAGAAAAACAACCAGCGACCTGAACGGGAATTACCAGTTTAAAAATGTCGACGGAATTGTGATAATTTCCGTAAAAGCTAAAAATTATTCGACATTCACCAACACCATCAGCATTGATAAGAATAAGACCCGCTATGACATACCTCTGAAATCGATGACCAGCAAAACTCCTGTCCAGGATGTCGAAAAAACCCTTCAGAAAATTGAAATCCCCCAGATAGAACCGAATCCTGCGGCCCAGGTCACCACAAAGTTCGACATTCCATCAGAAAAGCCGCTCAAAAAAAATCCTTCCCCTGCGGAAGGATCCATTCAGGAAAACCTGAAGCTTCCTGAGGAAACTGTCGCCGGATTTGCCGAAGAGTCCACCTTCAATGAAGCTAAAAAGGCACTGGATGACGGCGATTTTGTTCCGGCCATGCCTAAGTTCTATCAAGTGATGGTGCTGGGGAGGGACCTCACTAGGAAAATGAAATCCTGCTATTATATTGCGATCATCTACAAAGCCCAGTCCCAGTATTCAGTCAGCCTGGATTATCTTTACAAAACTCTGGCTTATGCCACTCATACCAGAGAAGACAAGACTTTCATCAATCAGTTGAAAAGTGAAATCGCCCAGGTCTATTCCTTATTAAACAACTACGCACTCGCCAAACCGATGGTGGATGAAGTTCTGAGGGATGAGTCAGTCAACTTCCCACTCACAAATTTCAACTGCTATTCCTTTTATACGGATTTTTATCAGAAAAAAGATAATTTCCAGCAACTGGAACTTTATCTGAAAAAAGCCATTCAGACAAATGTCAATTCCCAGCTCAAGAGCAAACCCTATCTTTCAGTGATCGACCTTTATATCCAGAGGGAAGAATATGCAGACGCAGAAAAGTACCTGAACCAGCTCAAAGGTTTCTTCCAGTCACAGGAAACTGAAAAACGCGAAGTACTGCTGCTCGCCCTTAAAGAATATCAGACAAGCCTGCAGAAAGGGGACATTCCTACTGTCACCAAATCTGTGATCCCCGGGCTTGCCAAGGCCCTGGACATTGATCCGAATTATTCCCAGGCTCTCTGCTATCTGGTAAACATTGAATTTCTCACCGGAAAACTCACCAACAATCTCCAGCTTGCCCTGTCCGCCAAGGATCATGTGCAGAAGCTGATCAGCCTTGATCCTGAGTTTAAGGATCAGACAGGCAAGAAACCGTCAGACATGCTGAAGGAGATTGAAACGTTTTTGAAGAATTTTTAGTCGATGTACCATATAGGCCTTAATTTCTCCCATAACTCATCCGCAGCTGCAGTTTGCGACGGAAAACTTGTTTTCGCTGTCGCTGGGGAACGCATGTCAAGGGTCAAGTACTTTTTTGATTCAGGCGATGCTCACAAATCACTGCATTATCTTTTATCCAAATCCGGAATCAGCCCCGCAGAAATTGCCGGGATGGCCGTAAACTACGGCGCTTATCTGCCATCAGTCGCCAGGAGAGACGGAGACGGTTTTCTGCTCGATTACAAGCTTGGCAGCCGTCAGATCCCCACCCGCCTCTTCAATCATCATCTCTCACATGCGGCAGCCGTTTACCACACCTCAGGCCTAGCCGACTGCCTGATCATGGTTTCAGACGCCAGGGGATCAGCAGAGCTTGGAGGATATCCTGTAACTGAAGCGGACTGGCTGCACGGCAGCCGGGGGCAGGAGGAAACCATCAGTTTTTATCATGGAAAAAAAGGAGTCAGTCTTTTGAACCGCATGGTGTTTCCCCATTCTCTAGGGGAATTCTATTCCCTGATTACGGCCTGGCTGGGATTCAACAGCCACAACCATCCGCATGACGTGGAATTCAACGAAGGCAAGACCATGGGACTGGCTCCATACGGAGCCGGATTTTACAAAGGCGAGACTTTCATCTTCCTGGAAAAGGAAGGGTTTTCCTTTAATCCTGAATACATCAGGGTCAAAGATGATTCACTGTTTCTCACAGACCTGTTCCTTTACACTTTCGGTTCTTACAGACAGCAGAATGAGCCGCTCAACTCTCAGCATCAACTGGCAGCCTTCATCGCCCAGAATGATCTGGAAAAAACCGTGCATTACCTGATCGAATCGCAGGCTTTTAAAAACCCGGCAGAGAATCTGCTTCTCTCAGGCGGCACTTTCCACAATTCGGTCTTGAACGGGAAACTGAAATCTTCGACCTTTTTCAAAAATGTATTCGCGATGCCTGCAGCCGACGATTCAGGCCTGGCGATCGGGAACGCGTTTCTTTCGTATCTGAGCCGGTAAAGCCTTTTTCAGGCTACGGTGTTTCTTCCAGTTCGATCTTTATCGCCTTGGGAACCAGATTGCCGTCTATATTCTCAACCTGGGTGATTTCGAAAGTGACGCGCAGATCCTTTTTGAGTTTGGTGCCAAGCGTCTCCTGGAAACTCGAATTCTGGAAAATCACCTGCTGCCCGTCGTCGGAATGGATCACTCCATTGCCTGTCTTCTGATCGAACCAGGCCACTACTCCGGCATTCTGAGCTGCTGTTCCGGAAATGAATACGATATTGTAAGCATTGTATTCACCGCTGTTCTGATCCTTGATCACTTCGAAACGCGCTTTTTCGCCGATCTGGGCCACTTTGATCAGCCTGCCCACAATGGCTGTAAAATGAAATGGATACTCGGATTCGTCCTCTGATTTCATGACTCCCCTGCCGTTATGCAGGTCAAAACTCTTCAGTACCCCGAAACTGAACTTGGACGGATCACGATTCAATACTTCTACAGAAACTGCAATCGGTCCGCGCCTGGACTTGGTAATTCCGAAGCGCACTGTTTCACCCTCGTACAGCGTCTGATATCCTTCGTTGACTATCGCTGAAAAATGCACGAAAATATCTTTCTTCCGGGATGCTGTCTTCAAGAAACCGATCCCCTTGGAATCATCAAACCACTTGACGATTCCTGTATACTGTTTTTCCATCTTGCTGCTGCGGATGATCTCCTCGATCGTTTCACCGTTGTGTTCCTTGATTTCCATGAGTTTCTTCAGGAGTTCCTTAACCTCATTCTGATTCGGGTTGATCTGAAGAGAGCGCTTGAGGTTGGTAATGGAGAGACTGATCAGGTTGAGCCGCTGATAAGACAGGGCCAGGTGCAGGAATGCGCTGTAGTCCATCGGATCGAGTGCAACCGATTTCTGGGAGAGCTTGACTGCGTCCTCGAAAAAATTCAGCTCATAATAAATGTTGGCCAGTTCCCTGTAATAATCATGGTTGTCATCCTTAAGGATCAAGGCCTGGTAATAAGCCATGATGGCTTCATCATATCGCTTGAGCTGGTAATAAAACATCCCCATCGAGCCGAAATAATATGATTCTCTGGGGTTTTCCTTCAGTTTCTCTTCCAGAAGGATCAGCCCCTGCTCCAGGATCTTGGTGGATTTGGCGAATTCCTCCCGCAGCTGGTAAATATTGGAAAGGTAGATATAGTTGTTGAAATTCTCAGGTTCGGCCTTGATCGCCTCCAGGTAGGATTTCACCGATTCTTCAAGATTGTTCAGGAGAAAATAGGTGAGCGCGATGGCGCTGAGATAGCGGCCATTCCCACGGTCGAGTTTGAGCGATTCAATCAGTTTCTCGAGTGCGGGCTTGTAGTCTCCCTCATTCAGAAGGTCCAGTGCCTGTGAATAATAAGCTTCGGCCTGGGCAAGTTTATTCATCTGACCTCACAAAAAATAGGCATCGGCAAATTTTTCCAGGTTAATCCGCTTAAATCTTTGTAAACAAATCTTCGCTTCGCTTCAGATTTGTTAACAGAGCCTAAATTATACAGTATCCCATCGCGATCGTCTTGGGGCCGTTCACAAGGGCATGGCCGCATCTGCCGAAAGCCGAGACCACGATCAATCCTTCCCCCCTGACGATGGCG harbors:
- a CDS encoding class I SAM-dependent DNA methyltransferase, encoding MSNHQEHANLIWQIADLLRGPYRPPQYERVMLPLTVLRRFDCVLADSKDKVLAEYNRRQGGKLNEDALDVILNKAAGQRFHNRSSLTFSKLKGDPDHIDKHLVSYIKGFSANVRKIFEFFEFEAEIERMHESNILFLVISKFCDVDLHPDKVLNEDMGSIFENLIRRFNELANETAGDHFTPREVIRLMVNILFYEDDDLLSTPGTVRKLLDPACGTGGMLAEAQNYMREHQSEALLYVYGQDYNKRAFATAASDMLLKQVDHNGSGENIRFGDSLTEDKFYDEKFDYFLTNPPFGVDWKKQQKEIMNEHDKLGYGGRFGAGLPRVNDGSLLFLQHMINKFEPVLPKQHKHGSRLGIVFSGSPLFTGGAGSGESDIRKWIIENDWLDSIIALPEQMFYNTGIGTYIWIVTNRKEKRRKGKIQLIDAREIFLPMRRSLGDKRRKIGEGVDDEPNQIDEIVNCYSKFVESEKSKIFDNADFGYTRVTIERPLRLRYQMTLEDKARFLDACPHLLDDIQAIDKTFGRKPQLEWNEMNEKILDLLHERRSKWKSAELKLFRIVFTQKDPEAQKVRMLKGNCEYEPDPDLRDFENIKLKEDIDEYFKREVLPHVPDAWMDREKDKIGYEINFNRYFYTFTPPRELKDINGDLKKAEEEIMRLLKEVAV
- the radC gene encoding DNA repair protein RadC; amino-acid sequence: MKKGSDKSTFPREKLALKGAEYLSDKELLAILLGSGTEKHDVFKLADEILKKFDSTKGKLRLKDLTEIEGIGQAKASIIIAALEFSRRRIKPEGLQIKFPTDVMPLIANFADRKQEHFLCISVNGANEVIAVRVVTIGIVNKTLVHPREVFADPIVDRASSIIVAHNHPAGGLTPSREDIDLTRKLKDAGEILGIKLLDHIIFNQKGHYSFLADGKL
- a CDS encoding MerR family transcriptional regulator, with product MEGYTVNRLAEMADVSVRTLHHYDQIGLLKPDTRTEAGYRLYGMAKLLRLQQILFYRELGFELKEIRKILDHPEFEPVGALENHRELLGKKIARLKKLLATVDSTIKDLKGERKMLKDEELYEGFSKEQIERYKKEVREKYDPVLVQESKRRIGKMSKEQWNAVKTEGGEIARLLGKLLGRKSSDPEVQKLIARHHAWIENFYPAPAEVYRGLGQLYTDNPEFRAFYEKYGKNLADFMKEAIEYYCGHDLKK
- a CDS encoding M20/M25/M40 family metallo-hydrolase, with amino-acid sequence MENNEITLLKKILTIRSLSGNEEELSAYLFDQLKAAGIESRLQPVSGKSSNLLARVSLGRKYRLVISAHLDTETVQDPAKWQFPPYEAQEIKGRIYGRGANDTKGCLAAFFSGLIESRELVKTGEVLLALTCREETDSAGVYALQSDEWFQGIVNGVLVGEPCFDEKYKAIFKSYPSIWLGGTGRQEIRISGDFLEMLQAACLIEGEMSEKYDPILGSGYYRVRRCLGSRNQTSGKYYSLRGEPRHGSGEKLSRNLAVDMLRLAFKYEDISSFCVEPNQAADGNYYLSIPETARFCLTSDEHQAEIGILSEKLGYTLSEGSPFPPPVENFFIVDRNSIASETQSDVEQDLTKKIKRFAALRVDYLKRNPQFLRGWQQPVNSEFSQLVNSSIREINGRVPVAIYRMGPSDANAFSADFKWEAVVFGTYGANIHSDDEWVSAESVTEVKETVKRIIQKLEAGAQR
- the add gene encoding adenosine deaminase gives rise to the protein MAEQIQKVSLELLQKLPKVDLHCHLDGSLRLSTILELAKENNVKLPTFDEEGIRKIVVKEADCTSLVDYLKAFDITLMVMQEKDALIRTAYELAEDAAKENIRYLEVRYAPILHLERNLKLTEVVESVIDGLQMAEKKFQIKTGVIICGIRHISPDYSLRLAELALAYKNKGVVGFDLAGAEADYPAKHHREAFDLVLKNNVNCTVHAGEAYGPESISQAIHYCGAHRIGHGTRLKENGDLLNYVNDHRMPLEICLTSNIQTSSVKNFAEHPLRFYYDYGLRVTVNTDNRLVSNTTVSRELWLAHQHFKFNLYELIRLIKAGIKSAFLPYKDKQKLFRSMTDEINRILGENVTEI
- a CDS encoding carbamoyltransferase N-terminal domain-containing protein; this encodes MSRVKYFFDSGDAHKSLHYLLSKSGISPAEIAGMAVNYGAYLPSVARRDGDGFLLDYKLGSRQIPTRLFNHHLSHAAAVYHTSGLADCLIMVSDARGSAELGGYPVTEADWLHGSRGQEETISFYHGKKGVSLLNRMVFPHSLGEFYSLITAWLGFNSHNHPHDVEFNEGKTMGLAPYGAGFYKGETFIFLEKEGFSFNPEYIRVKDDSLFLTDLFLYTFGSYRQQNEPLNSQHQLAAFIAQNDLEKTVHYLIESQAFKNPAENLLLSGGTFHNSVLNGKLKSSTFFKNVFAMPAADDSGLAIGNAFLSYLSR
- a CDS encoding cold shock domain-containing protein, whose translation is MKSEDESEYPFHFTAIVGRLIKVAQIGEKARFEVIKDQNSGEYNAYNIVFISGTAAQNAGVVAWFDQKTGNGVIHSDDGQQVIFQNSSFQETLGTKLKKDLRVTFEITQVENIDGNLVPKAIKIELEETP